The Chanos chanos chromosome 9, fChaCha1.1, whole genome shotgun sequence genome includes the window ATCGAGACTACCGCATCTCTTCAACGAGAGGTTGACATCaatagacattctttggtcttcGCCCTCGGTATGAAAAAATGGATCAGCAAGGAAGGAAAAGGAGGCAAAAATGCTTATATAATGACATGTAAGAGCAAATGTAGTATTAAAATTTGTATATTGACGATAGCCTTCGTGGAAATTCGTGACAAGGATTTTTCCTTGCTCCTCCTTCGGAGCAGGTGCATTTCGATGTGTTCTACCCACGgctttatttttgtattatgattttatttatttattttcattgaaGGCAATTCCGAAGACGAAATGGCTATACATCGACACAGAAAAATCGCAACCATAATTAGGTTTGCTctgtaatttcattattttcggGGTAAGTACTTAGCCGTTTGAATAAATGGATGTAGGTGGGCCTTTTTGCAGCAGCGGCTTCTTTACCGTCACTAACTTAGCGAAACAGCTGAAGGAGATGTAGGCCGATGTCTTGGAACGCCGACGCTTGCCGGAACATGAAGGGTAGATCAATTAAAACTGTTTCATATTACGGTCATATCAACAGATCGATCggtgatttctttttcaattctTATTTACATTATGCCTCTTGTAGCTGTTAATATGGTGGAGTAACTTCGTTTGAGAGCTTGTATTAATCGCAAATATGTATCAACGTTTCTGTCGAATATTTATGCTTCATTGTCACAGATCAGTTAATCAGTGTTGAACGAAACGATTGTGATGATTTTGTTAGTCTTAAATGCTGTCTCGTTATGATATATTCATGGTAGGCTGTTTCCGTTTATTTGATTGGAGTTGTGTACTCGTAAATTATGCGTACCTGTACATTTCCCCATTGTTTATCAAGATCTAAGACTGTCTCTTGGATAGATCAACATGCTTGTCTTAGTATAAAATTCTCCTGTCTTTATCTAATACCTGTTTGTGGAAGCTATTGTGTGCCTGTAGATACTCTCCAAACAGCATTTCCCAGCTAGGCTGCTTGCAAAAATACTTTCCCCAACGTTACGAGCGTTCTCAACTGACTCTCATTTGCAAGGCGGCTTCTCTTCCGTGAAAACACAGAAGGTCTATATTCCTATATTCTCTATTCCTATAGGCAATATTTTGTTCATAACCTGTAGGATTAGGAGATAGTACAAGCAGATTCTGTACAGGTAAAGTCCGATGAGTGTTCAAAGTACTGGTATTCCGCAGGACGGGGCTCACATTTAAGCTACAGTCTAAGGCTCTTTATACCGTGAGTGAGTGTGGCCCAGTTTGAAATTGACTCCTGGTCCCTTCAGGCCATACTGTAAGTCATAGGTTTCAGTTAATGGTGTTACCTCTTGGTTGGTTTATTGAGTCTACGGTATTAGCCTACTTTAGCGTATCCTTTCACTGTAGACCTCTCAGCTCTGTGCAAGAGAAGGGAGCAGGGATtttgcgtgtatgtgcgcgcgcgtgtgtgaattTGGTCACTTGTGTGAGCAtttctcagttacacacacagagagagaggggggggggctagtgGCGGTGAgcatttgtgttctttttttcccctctgtggcTATTAAAGAAAAGGTGTACAATGAAGCTTACAGCAGATTTGCAAAtcaagaaaaataaactgaaagaaGTTCACAGACCATCATAGCAAGCTCTACTTATTGTCTTTGTTCCAACGTAATGGGGACTGTGTCACAcgtgtgtggtgtatttgtaGGGATAAAACATAAGCTCTTCTCACTCCATGGAAAGAGATCATTGTGTCTCCGTGTCTAGCTAACAATTATAGAGActatgttgttttgttcttgtctGTATAGTATGGTGAACATAATTACACATGTTCACTGTGTAGACATATAGTTCCTTTcattagttgtttttttggggggggggttgcaagAAATTACATTGGATTATTAACAGAGATGAAACATGCcacatgtgtttctcttttatgtGTTAGGCTTTTAGGCTGGTACATTCTGTAGGTAATTAATTTTAAGGAGTTTGTGCGtccagaaaaaaaccctaagaAATGTGTCGCCAACCAGGCATCACATCATCATTTAACATGGTAGTAACATGCATTTCACTCAGACCAGATATTTCTAAAATTACCAGCTGTTCACCGCCTCTAGGCTTCTGTGGTAGACctgggggtatttcagaaagcgggttagtgaaaactcagagttagttaactcagagcaaatAGTAAACCGCCTAATTGAAGAGAGCCCTAtgggtttgttttgcttggagattgaagtcatagggctcttctataaggaggtttactacttactctgagttaactaaatCTAAGTTTTCActaacctgctttctggaataccccccctgAGAAGACCTAATATTTCTGAGTAAATACCATAAACAGACCATTAAGCCAATCAGGAGGCAGTATGAGTCACTGCCACTCTGctgattcaaaacaaacaagcaaaaacactgAATTGTCCTCTCAGAGTAACTCAGAGGAGGTGCTTTTGGGTTTGGACAGAAATGTGTTCATGTTGCTTAAGACTTTATGCTTCAAGTTTCTCCACAAGCCCAGGGCACTGAGTGATACAAAGtgctcaaaacaaaaacaaaactaagctTATCAGTAAAACTGGTTTagtgaagaaatgaaaattccattgtttgtttgtttcatttggaaTATTGCAGCTGGTCGGTTTCAGCAGTTTCTTGTGAAACACATGAACATATGGCAAAGGAGAAGTGATTAGTCAGTGTCTGTAAGATGTCCTTTATGTTAATATTTTCCTGCTTTCAGAAATTGATGCTCTTAGAGGGTGGTCAATAgaaactgttctgtttgtggTGTTGAGCCAATAGTGAGGCTCATATGAACTCAGTTATCTGAACTGTGAATAGTTTATTTATGATATCTTCAGTCAGAAGCTTGGATTTGGCCAAAAAAGACCACAGACCTCATTAGTTCCTTGATTAAACAAACCCTTTGCTGGTTTTTGTGAATATAGCATACTGAAGTAAAATGAACGTGTCGCAAAGGACATGCGTAGTGTGACAGTTTGTACAGTGGTTCATGGTTTTCTGGGATTCATATGTGGGGCACAGCATCTGAAACCTACTCTGATGCAGAGTACTCACAGGGGGCTCCGTTTAAGACCACTGACGGAGGGAGCCGATCTGTGCAAACTCACCTCAGAAACGGCACAAATGTAACAGAGCCATGAACATAGAGATATGTCTATAACAGTACACAGCAGatatttgggggaaaaaaggcttcTGTTGTCATGCTGTCTCTTTGGTATCTTTGTTATGCATTTGGTAGCCTGTCACTGATAGGtttttgtaaacaaatgaaaacctGGGGGAAACAGATCTGAACTGAAAAGTACATCTTAAAAGCATTAGTTGCTGATACAAAAAGAATTGGTTCTGTCGCATGCTTAGTttagaaaacagcaaaaatgtcTCCATAAAAGTTTCTTATTTCATGTAAGAATTATCTTCACTTTGAAACTTTCTCACAGTTAATCCATTGACGGAGGCTCCTTCTTTTGAAAAATAGAGATAGGTATTCCACAGGTGATGTCTGGTTTCTGGTAGTTCTTAACAGAACTCTTGGTTCACCAGAAATTAAACTCCAGTCTTTGACATGTGgtcaaacagtttttcatggttgaatgcattttttctaaaacttttttttacttcctctttctctttgtggctGAGAAACAGTTTATCATTTAGTGGGTTAGAGAGTACAGTGGACATAAAACCCCAGCTTCACCGTTCAGACTAGTACCCATGTACCAGGGCCCAGGCAGACAGCCACCCACTGCAGAGCTGGCACTGATGTCCGCCCTGGGGTCAGCTAATTAAATCATGTCATCTGGTCACACAACCTCTCACCTCACTGCTGTCTGCGGCCATTTCTGCAGCACTGACCAGTAGAGATTAAAGTGTCAGACATCAGAGttgtaataataatcagtagtttAATAGTTCTGCCAATACAAGAATAAAAGCATGTGTCATGTATGTTAAACTACATGCTCTGTGACAGATTAGGCCTTCATGTATTCTTGATCAAATATTGTTACATTTTCATGAAGCTTTTTTCCTATTTCTCAGTGCTTTACAGATGAGTTCCTGCTTGAAAAATCCTATATGAATGTAACTGCACTCCTCAAGTGGTCTTTGCAAAATCCCATTAGAGCATCTTTACCTGTAGACCGTACCACTTCATGAGACTGCTGCAGGGACAAAAATAGACGCCAGGTTTACTCAGCCATTGAGTTTATTAGGGTGATGCATGGTAATGGGTGTGTAGTGCATATGCGTCACGATTCCATCTATTAAATTAATAAGTAGTTGTAGTTGTAGAGCACTGTTTATTGTTTCTTGAAGTAAGAGCATGTCAGTAAATTGCTAAAATATTGGTGAAACAACTTGtttaaggaaaaaacaaagcagcttCAAGTGAGTATGGAAAGAACTTGAAACATATTTAGAGTAGAACTATTCCTTCTATTTAAAGCATGTTGTGATGGACCTTAAATTGGTTGTAAGCTAAATGTTATGGTTGAAAATTTCCTGTTCAACACCATtgaaatatattaataaagGCCTATTTTTCTATTCTGTTATTGCTGTTGGGAAAACAAGTCATGTGCTTGCTCTGGCCTGGAGTTTCCATCTCTAACCAGACTTGGCAAACATGCCTTTTGGAATTTCTGAGCTGATCTCATTTGTTcttaccttttcatttctttgtctcATTTACTctcctgttgtctctctctattttttttttgtcttaaaaacaGACATCTCACTATGACTGCTTGATATCTCACTAAGCAAACCTTGATGGATTGTGACggtggagagaggaggacgAGTTGAGCCCACAGAGGACGAGAGAATTCAGCTCTGAGGATCATTCTGACACCCCTGGACCTGACCTGAAAACAGCTGCAGGATGAGCTGGAAGTCCAGAGTGTTTGTAAAGGGGGGCGGCAGTAAGGTGTGCAGTGTTTGGGGCCTCTTGGTCCTGCTGTTTGCAGCGATATGGGAGTCTGAGACACTAAATGTTGAATTGGAGGCATCCATGCACTCTGGCATGCTCTCCGATCTACACAGCATCGCAGCAGCAGCGCCTCCTACTGGTATCCCAGACTCCTCTGCAGTGGTGGGGCAGCTTTTCCAGATGAAGATCCCAGTGGTATCAACAGACTGTGGGACCAGATCAACAATGGTGAATTGATAAGAATTTTGTAATGCGctttctcttatttatttatttttttttcaacttctgactgtactttgtttttgctttccttttccCCCCCAAATGAGTAAACAATTAGTATTGCCTTGAATGACATCTTATTAAAAGAGCTGGAAAGTAAAATAATTtccaaaactaaaatgcaaatATGTACTCGAGAGACTACAGTAATGTAGGAGTACCTCTTATTCAATTACAGTTTATAGTCCTTGACCCAAGTGCTGCTGGAATGCTTTTTATCGGTACAAGCAATCAAATGTAGACGCATGCTGCTTTATCTTATTTGTCTTGAGAACAAAGCTTTGGcttcttcatcttttcatttatttctcctgtctctcaccAGCTCTCTGAAGTTGGCAGGGCTGAATTACCTCCCTGGCTGCACTGGGATGCAGAACATTGTCTTCTGCTGGGTgtaccactagagggcgataaAGGGCTCCATCATATTAGTGCATCTCTGTTAGAGCTGGACAGTGAGAGCAGCACCAACAGTAACTTACCCCAGCTGGAGGTGTTTACCATCACCGTGGCATTAGAGGAACAGTCAGAAGTAGAAGTCGTCCCTTTGGTGTCTCAGGTCGAATGTTACTTAtctgctgcgtgtgtgtgtgcaagtggtCAACCAGTCACGGTGCTAACAGTCATCCTTGATGCTGACCTTACCAAAATGAGCTCATTGGACCGGGTCGCCCTGTTGAGTAAAATGAGTCATTTTGCCAACGTGGCTCCAGAGCAAATGCGAGTAATGCCAGTTGTTAATAACCGTCTTTTTGACATGTCTGCATTCGTGGCTGGTCCAGGCAATGCCAAGAAAGTGGTAGAGAATGGGGTGCTTTTGTCGTGGAAACTAGGTTGCGCCCTTGACCAAACCAACCTGCCTGATATCAGTGGTGTTCAAGTGCCAGCTAAAGATGGCTCCATGTCGGCTCTACTGGGCTACCCTGTGGTTGGCTGGCACATTGTCAATAAGAAACTGCATGTCCCCAAACGGATCAGGAGGCAGATTCACAACACCCCAACTCCCGTTCCCTCGCTGATTCCCCCAACTACCCACCCTGAACCTGCTGGTCGCATTGTGCCCACACTGACCTCTCCTTTCATTGCCCCAACCACAGACATCTCAACACCCCCTGTGCGTGGACTCCTTCCTCTGCCAATGAAACCCACCATCAGGATCAGAGATCAGGTGGCTCATACACCCACCCTTGGCCCACCACAGCCCACCCGTGTCTTGGGTACCATCAGCACCATCTCCTTACAGCCCACACTCACTCGCCCTGGCTTTGTGGAGGCTACTGCCTCCGTTACACCTCCGACCACCCGCAAACCCAAGACCTCCACTACCAAGAAGAGCAGGAAGCAGAAGACCACCCCTGTGCCGAGAGAGCCTAAAACCAGCACAATCAAACCTCCTAGACGCACAACCCACCCAATCCACCCCTCTGACTCCAAAAACCACAAACCCGAGCTGCGGAACGCTATAGATGAGGTGAAGGTGTGGGTCGGGACATACTTTGAGATGAAGATTCCAGCTGACACGTTCTTCGACCGAGAGGACGGGAGCACAGAGCACCTGCGTTTGACATTGCGAAATCAGAGCCAGATCATTGATGAAGGTTTTTGGATCCAGTTCAACAGCACAAGCCAGCTCCTCTATGGACTCCCAGACCACCATCATGCTGGACGCCATGAGTTCTTCATGCTTGCAACAGATAAAGGAGGCATGACTACCACTGATGCCTTTGAGGTCCATGTCAACCACTGGCCTATCAATGACCAATCACCTGTGGTGTTTGCTGCCCGTTTCCATGGAGAGCCTAAAACTTTGACTAATGATGTTCACAAGAAGATCCTGTTGAGCAGGAAGCTGGCTTCAGCACTGGGAGATCGCAACAGCAGTGCCATCACCCTGAAAAACATTTCCAAGGGTTCTATCATTGTGGAGTGGACCAATAGCAGCCTGCCACAAAACCCCTGCCCAAAGGAACAGATCCAAGCTATGTGTCGAAGGATCTCAGATCCCCAGGGCCGACCAACTCCTACCTTCTACAGTGCCATGGAGCCAGAGTTCAAACCCATCAACATCACTGTCCGTGGGATTCACAAATGCCATAGGTACATGTTTGTGCCACCGAAGGAGATGCCCATCCGTGCGTCCCCTGCGCCGACGTCATCTCCGGGAACAGGCCGCCGCAGCACCGATGATGTTTACTTGCACACGGTAATCCCTGCAGTGGTGGTGGCAGCGCTGCTGCTTACTGCTGGCTTCATCGCCATGGTCTGTTACCGCAAGAAAAGGCACGGGAAGATGACAACCGAGGAGCAGGCCACTTTCATAAAGAAAGGCGTACCCATCATCTTTGCAGATGAACTGGATGACGCTAAGTCCCCACCTTCCTCCAGCATGCCACTGATCCTGCGCGAAGAGAAGCCCCCATTGCCTCCACCACAATACCCCAGCTCAGCATGTGGAGAGGGGACATTACTCAACCATCAGACCCTGGAGGAGTACATTGCTCTTAGCGACGAAGACCCAAATGCCCCTCCCtaccaaccccctccccccttcacGGTCCCCATAGAAGGCAAAGGCTCACGtcccaaaaacatgacagccTATAGATGTCCCCCTCCATATGTACCACCCTAGTCTTTATCCAGATCTCCAGCACAGGAGAACATTTGAACCTTCACAGCTATTTCACAGACGTTGATTAGAATAAGAGTATTATGGATAGACTGGATATGTGAATGGAACTCTAGCCCTGAGCTAAGGGCAGGCTGCAGTAAATTAGTACTGCCTTGAATGACTCAAGGACTGAAAAACTGTAGATCCCAAATGAACCTCTGAACCATCAGTAAAGTCAAAAACCACTCAGAGCTGCTTGCTCTAAACTATCACTGGCTGAGGTCCTCAAAATGGAGGCCCAAAACGGCTCAGACTGACTAACACTGAGCCACTGACAACAAAACGACTCCAAAATACGGACTGATTCTAAACCTCTGAccatcactgacacagtcaatTCCTGAATTACTCTGAACTATCGGGCAGAGAATTTGGGGAGACACATTACCCGCTCCAACTCCAGGACTTTTTTTTGGTGTCCTGTATAGTTTGGGTTGATAATCTTTTgtattattctgttttttttttccagtctctACTTGCCTGGAAACATTATTTTTATGCAGTATTCTGTTTCTatgttgtaaaaaaacaaaacaagtcaaaacaaaacaaaaggagacgACTGGCAGTCCCTTTGTATGGACATTGGCAGTGCCACAGTATATGGAGTTAAGTGATCATCTACACTTAGTATGAAATTACATTTATCTTTTTAGGTCTATGGCAAAACAGAACATATCTGGTCGTTAAAAACGACAGGGACACAGTGTAACATGCAGACTGTCTGCTGAATGAACCAAACCAACTTGGTCCAAGAGAGAATAGTGGAAAGGAACCTGCTCAAACACGCAGTCTGTGTTTGAGGAGTCAGAATTGTCTGGATCGGAGACAGAATTCACAGATTATGTTGTGTGGATGGACACAGCACACTCTTACATGCACTGTCCAATGAAACTCATTGAAATTCCACTTATTGTTATTGCTATATTGATTACTATTGCTATTATTTAGATAAAAGGGACTCTGGTAAAAGCACTGCTTTGCTTCTGACTGCTGTGTTTAGGGTGTGCTGCCCCCTATCTGTTGTACTGTGGCATTGCATTGCGTGTCTGTATATACGGTAATTGTGTGCCTGCTCCACTCACAAGTTCCATAATATTACTGCTGTagattaggagaaaaaaaaacattttattttacaattgttttattttccagtagttattctcacattctcactctcAAACAAGAAATGCAATATTTTCTGGAATCGTCTATGATTTGCCCATGACTGAACATGGCAAATGGGCTGTGAATAGTTTGATTAGACTGATATGCCTAAGGAGATTTGAGTGAGAttgaacaaggaaaaaaaatcacaataaggAATAATCGATTGAGAAAATTCAGTCTAATGTTTTTACTACATTTTTGATACTGTCTCAAATTGTTTATGAGAAATATATTAATAAAGCTGTACTAAAAGACACTTTGGTTGAGTTTTGTACCAGTGTGTAAGGTGttagattttgttgttgttgttgtaaaataatGTAGATGCATTTATCAgagtcaaaaacacaaacagatatcagagaaaaacatctgatcacaaaaataaaactgattcaCTAATCAGAAACCGTTCTCTTAAAAAAGGTTCTGACACAATGTCTGTATCATTAAGGACAATTTGAGAagtaaggtttgtgtgtgtgtgtttaatttctcATGTTGTCCCTACTTTGGAAAGTCCTACTACCTGTGATATTTTTTGTCAAGTCTCCTTCTTTAAGTTTAAATTTaggtgattgcacacacacactgtgaacagtgaatttgtcctctgcattaaacccatccaacacaacagacgcaggagcagtgggcagcattcctctgcgcccggggagcattatgGttagggcacacagccatggatgttgggcctgggaatcaaaccggcaaccctccagtcacaagcctggttctctaagctttagaccacggctgccccctACATGCTGGTCTGCTCAGTGGGGGCTTTCTCTAAATGTATGTGAACTCTACTACCAtatgccttttctttctttttccgcTGTTTTAGCAGTGCAGGAAACCCTCAGGGCCCCTGCCATAGTCATACCATGGCACCAATGGTAACTGGACAGACTGTGTCATCTTGTCAATCTACCTCATTCCCAATGGCGAATGAGTGCAGGGCGAATTCCCTCCTTTTTGTCCTGCTGCtgcgccttacaccccaactaggaccctccgctccacgtcctccggacaactgacggtcccctcactccgggaacccggcagccgctcctcccgaccacgcctcttctctgccattgccccgaggtggtggaacgacctcccccatgcagtcaagactgcggagtctcttaccatcttccgcaggaaactgaaaacccacctctttagaacacacctgtcccccaatgcctaacctcccttcccccaatgcctaacctcccttccctagagaaaaaaaaaaacaaaaaaaaaaacctttgtcttgtatttctgtttgtaaaagtattccaggggcgcaatgcgaaagggcaatttgacgctcagtcttattatgatctctgttgaaggtattagaaatccgactgatgcaccaattgtaagtcgctttggtaaaaagcgtctgccaaataactaaattctTCTTGAACAGTCTCTCTGGGACAGTCCCGTCCTGCTCCATCCCTCTGCAAACTTGTGCAGTCCTGGATCTGACGCGTTTGGCATTTTGTTGGTCTAATCTGAACTTCAGTCCTTGGTCTCAGTAAACTGTGCTTCATGCTCCAGAGAAGCCCAAGGCTTTCCTCCAGAGGAGTCATACTGCGTTGGCATCTGATACCCCTTTTTCACTAACAGCAAACGGGCTCTTGAACTGGTTCCGTTCAGGATTCTTTGAACCTTTGTGCCTTCTAGTGAACCAGCAGTTTTCCACCAGTTTTTAGTGGAACCATTGTAATCAAGGATGCGTCATCAACGGAGAGTGTTGCACAATGGCAGTAAAGAACGGTTTGCACTAGAAAAACCAGCTATCTTTTGGTTCCAGCTGGGAACCAACTTTTCAGGTTCCGAACCAGTTTGTTTTTGGTCAAAATGCTGTGAACGGTTCACAATTTATTGCACGAACCAGAACGGATCTCTGTTGGTGGAAAAGGGGTACAAGTGATCAGCCACTGGTCTCTCTTTTCGTATCCTCACTATGGTTTCTCCAACATCAGCTTCTCTACATTAGCAAGGTCAGAGCAAACAGGGACATGGAAACAGTACCTTAAGTGGACATGCCGGTAAGACTACCACTTAGGAGAGTGGAGTTCATAATGAGTCAGTGGAAACAGCACCGGTTCCCTTTTACACAGctgtctccttctcctctctcatttacatattcatgtaCTTTTACCAAGTCCTGTTTGACTGACATTCCACTGGATGGCTCTTCCACTTCAGGAATCTCAAATTAAGCATATAGGACATAAGGAGACACTGATTGGAATTAACTGCGACCTGTTTAGTGAATGGACAATAATGGCAATTTAAGTGTGGATTAGATACCACTTGCTTAatggtcagtgttttgtttttttttttggaggggagggggggacttGGATCTTGGTGTTCGTAATTACAGGATCAGTATGTGTGGTCAATCAATAGATAGCTTGGCATGTCCTTTTTCATGCATGTCACTTCATTCTTTCCCAAGCCTTACGTTCTCTCATCAATAATGTAGTAAAATGAAGGTTAATGTATCTCATTAAATTTTCATGAGTTTTATGAGAATGAcgctacttctctctctctccatgaccGACGTTTAGTCCCTACAGGCTAAGCATGGCTCTCACTGTCAAGTGTCTGAACTTATCAACAGAGGCTGGCAAGtggtttaatgaaaataaaaatgatttctggCCTACTAATGGGacagatttttacattttaaaagaggGTGACTGAAAGTGCCACACTGCAGTTAGTTGCCTGCTGAAGGATTTGTGATGTTGAGGAGAGGGCTcactcttgttaaaaaaaaccccactgactGTAATGTTAGCTTATAGCCAGTAGGGGGCAGTAACAACTCGTGTTGAGCCATGCTTCAGGGCAGCAAAACATTCCAGAACATCATTGACTCCCACTGTTTGCATCATTCCAATGTAGttctgctg containing:
- the LOC115821312 gene encoding dystroglycan-like encodes the protein MSHKVCSVWGLLVLLFAAIWESETLNVELEASMHSGMLSDLHSIAAAAPPTGIPDSSAVVGQLFQMKIPVVSTDCGTRSTMLSEVGRAELPPWLHWDAEHCLLLGVPLEGDKGLHHISASLLELDSESSTNSNLPQLEVFTITVALEEQSEVEVVPLVSQVECYLSAACVCASGQPVTVLTVILDADLTKMSSLDRVALLSKMSHFANVAPEQMRVMPVVNNRLFDMSAFVAGPGNAKKVVENGVLLSWKLGCALDQTNLPDISGVQVPAKDGSMSALLGYPVVGWHIVNKKLHVPKRIRRQIHNTPTPVPSLIPPTTHPEPAGRIVPTLTSPFIAPTTDISTPPVRGLLPLPMKPTIRIRDQVAHTPTLGPPQPTRVLGTISTISLQPTLTRPGFVEATASVTPPTTRKPKTSTTKKSRKQKTTPVPREPKTSTIKPPRRTTHPIHPSDSKNHKPELRNAIDEVKVWVGTYFEMKIPADTFFDREDGSTEHLRLTLRNQSQIIDEGFWIQFNSTSQLLYGLPDHHHAGRHEFFMLATDKGGMTTTDAFEVHVNHWPINDQSPVVFAARFHGEPKTLTNDVHKKILLSRKLASALGDRNSSAITLKNISKGSIIVEWTNSSLPQNPCPKEQIQAMCRRISDPQGRPTPTFYSAMEPEFKPINITVRGIHKCHRYMFVPPKEMPIRASPAPTSSPGTGRRSTDDVYLHTVIPAVVVAALLLTAGFIAMVCYRKKRHGKMTTEEQATFIKKGVPIIFADELDDAKSPPSSSMPLILREEKPPLPPPQYPSSACGEGTLLNHQTLEEYIALSDEDPNAPPYQPPPPFTVPIEGKGSRPKNMTAYRCPPPYVPP